The following coding sequences are from one Gossypium raimondii isolate GPD5lz chromosome 4, ASM2569854v1, whole genome shotgun sequence window:
- the LOC105780593 gene encoding probable polyamine transporter At3g19553 yields the protein MGGEEGASTSSIKTNPKLTLLPLIALIFYEVSGGPFGIEDSVRAGGGPLLSLLGFMVFPLFWSIPEALITAELATSFPENGGYVIWISSAFGPFWGFQEGFWKWFSGVMDNALYPVLFLDYLKHSFPIFNTMIARIPAFLGITISLTYLNYRGLHIVGVSAVSLAGFSLLPFLVMGVISIPRIKPKQWLVVDFNKVDWRGYFNSMFWNLNYWDKASTLAGEVENPSKTFPKALLGAVVLVVCSYLIPLLAGTGTLNSPSSEWTDGYFSDVGMLIGGLWLKWWIQAAAAMSNLGLFEAEMSADAFQLLGMSEMGMLPAIFASRSKYGTPTFSILCSATGVIFLSWMSFQEILEFLNFLYSIGMLLEFAAFIKLRIKKPDLHRPYRVPLETFGVTMLCLPPALLLVLVMCLASATTFIVSGIVIIIGILMYPVLVHAKDRKWTQFDDIEQLVVPLDNLDTPRPKQEVSDEASVSLLPDLTSPGINQEVSETSPDATQN from the exons ATGGGTGGGGAAGAGGGTGCAAGCACCAGCTCTATCAAAACCAATCCAAAACTAACACTATTGCCACTCATAGCTTTGATATTCTATGAGGTATCTGGTGGTCCTTTTGGTATAGAAGATTCAGTAAGGGCAGGGGGTGGCCCTCTTTTGTCTTTGCTTGGTTTCATGGTTTTCCCCTTGTTTTGGAGCATCCCAGAGGCTCTAATCACAGCTGAGCTTGCTACAAGTTTCCCTGAAAATGGTGGATATGTTATTTGGATATCTTCAGCTTTTGGTCCTTTTTGGGGTTTCCAAGAAGGTTTTTGGAAATGGTTTAGTGGTGTAATGGACAATGCTTTATACCCTGTTTTGTTCCTCGATTACTTGAAACATTCATTTCCCATATTTAACACCATGATTGCTAGGATTCCAGCTTTTTTAGGGATCACAATTTCATTAACATATTTGAACTATAGAGGGCTACACATTGTGGGAGTTTCAGCTGTTTCACTTGCTGGTTTCTCACTTTTGCCTTTCCTTGTAATGGGGGTGATTTCAATACCTAGGATAAAGCCTAAACAATGGCTTGTTGTGGATTTTAACAAGGTGGATTGGAGGGGTTACTTTAATAGTATGTTTTGGAATCTGAATTATTGGGATAAGGCAAGTACTCTTGCGGGGGAGGTTGAAAATCCGAGTAAGACGTTCCCGAAAGCGCTTCTCGGGGCGGTGGTTTTGGTGGTTTGTTCGTACTTGATTCCGCTTTTGGCCGGGACAGGGACTTTGAATTCTCCTTCTAGTGAATGGACTGATGGGTATTTTTCTGATGTTGGGATGTTAATAGGAGGGCTTTGGCTGAAATGGTGGATTCAAGCAGCTGCTGCAATGTCTAATTTGGGGTTGTTTGAAGCTGAAATGAGTGCAGATGCTTTTCAACTGCTAGGAATGAGTGAGATGGGAATGCTCCCAGCCATCTTTGCTTCAAG GTCAAAGTATGGGACACCAACGTTCAGCATATTGTGCTCAGCCACTGGAGTTATTTTCTTGTCATGGATGAGTTTCCAGGAAATTCTGGAATTCCTGAATTTCCTTTACTCAATTGGAATGCTTCTCGAATTTGCTGCTTTCATAAAACTGAGAATCAAAAAACCAGATCTACATAGACCTTACAGGGTCCCTTTGGAAACATTTGGTGTAACAATGCTTTGCTTGCCACCTGCATTGTTACTTGTTCTTGTCATGTGCCTAGCTTCTGCAACAACATTCATTGTAAGTGGTATAGTTATTATCATTGGGATCTTAATGTACCCTGTTTTAGTTCATGCAAAGGATAGGAAATGGACCCAGTTTGATGATATAGAACAACTGGTGGTGCCTTTAGATAATCTGGACACACCCCGACCGAAACAAGAAGTTTCGGATGAGGCCTCGGTTAGTCTTCTTCCAGATTTAACATCACCGGGGATTAACCAAGAAGTCTCAGAAACTTCACCTGATGCAACTCAAAACTAG